GCCGGCGGTCTCACCACGCTCGACCTGAACCTGGCCGAGTCGATCACCGCGTCCGCGGGCGGCTGACCATGGCGCTGTGGTTCGCGCTCGGCGTGCTCGGTGTGATCGTCCTGTTCCTGCTGCTTGCGATCGCGACCGAACCCGGTCCGCAGCCGGCCGATGTCGCGCGCGCGTACGAGATGGCGTGGGACCGGCTCGACTTCGACACGCTCTTCGATCTCTCCGGACCCGAGCTGCGCGACGGCGCGAAGCGCGAGGGCTTCATCGCGACGAAGCGCGCCGCGTACGCGAGCGCGAAGCGCGAGCGCCTCGGGGCGCGCATCGAAGTCGAGGACGTCACCGAATCGTCCGGCGCCGCGCTCGTCGTCACGAACGTCGCGACGGATCAGGGGAGCGTGCACAACAACGTCCTGATGGAGCGACGCTCCGGACGTTGGTACGTCGTCGCCTACTCCCTGCGCACCGGCTGACGGAGATTCGAGGCATCGCCGGCCGACCATCCCGTCCAGCGCTTGCACTCGATCGCGATGACCGCGCCCGTCGGACGGTTCTGCGCGTACTGCGGGTACTTCGAGCGCAACATTTGAATCGCGGTCGTGTGCTCGACGCCGTTCTCGATCACGCGCGCCGGGCCGTCGATGCGCACCCACCACAGGCGGTTCCACATCTCGTCGTCGTAGCGGTCGACGACGAGCGACACATTCGGGTTCGCACGCACGTTCTCGAGCCGGGCGAGGTCGATCGTGGTCTTCGGCTTGAAGTCGACGACCGAGA
The window above is part of the Acidimicrobiia bacterium genome. Proteins encoded here:
- a CDS encoding TIGR03668 family PPOX class F420-dependent oxidoreductase: MDDRDMRGHVVAARVARLATLTPNRQPSVVPICFTLHNDAIFSVVDFKPKTTIDLARLENVRANPNVSLVVDRYDDEMWNRLWWVRIDGPARVIENGVEHTTAIQMLRSKYPQYAQNRPTGAVIAIECKRWTGWSAGDASNLRQPVRRE